The proteins below are encoded in one region of Populus alba chromosome 2, ASM523922v2, whole genome shotgun sequence:
- the LOC118052813 gene encoding protein RADIALIS-like 3 has translation MSYFTSSNGSGSSWTAKQNKLFEKALAVYDKDTPDRWQNVAKAVGGKSPEEVKRHYDRLVEDLVYIESGRAPLPNYKPSGSNGRGLVEEQRLTRNLKLQ, from the exons ATGTCTTATTTCACGTCTTCAAATGGCTCCGGCTCCTCCTGGACAGCCAAACAAAACAAGCTATTCGAGAAGGCCCTGGCTGTATACGACAAAGACACCCCAGACCGCTGGCAAAATGTGGCCAAGGCCGTGGGTGGCAAGTCTCCTGAAGAAGTTAAGAGGCACTATGATCGTCTCGTGGAAGATCTCGTGTACATAGAATCCGGCCGAGCCCCTCTGCCGAATTACAAGCCCTCTGGCAGCAATGGTAGAGGACTTGTTGAAGAGCAAAG GCTTACGAGGAACTTAAAGCTGCAATGA